The Ziziphus jujuba cultivar Dongzao chromosome 12, ASM3175591v1 sequence TAACCTGctaatattttctctcatttCTTTTGCAGTGGAGTTGTTATAGCTGAAGGTGCTCTTGTCCATGTCATCCTCCAAAATGGTAGTCCTcacttattatattttgttgcttttttatagattttaaggttttcttttaataaagtTACTTTCGTTATGGTCAATATCACCCAATGAGATCGATCTGGGAATTCTAAATATGATAGTCAATCTGTTAGGGCTGAAAATGCCATCAAATTTAAGGTATGCTAAGAACTAGTGACATAGAAAGGGCTTGCTGATTGTTAATAGAGGCCTGTAAAgggaaatttggatttttttaagcTTCTATTCAAGGTTTCTGCATAGCTGGATTTTTTGGACATTTTCTAGGAACTCTAAAGAATATAAGCCACATGCATTTAATTGTGGGAGACTTTTTCCCGCTGTATCACAGTTGATATCAATGTATTCGAAATTATAGAGAGGGGATTGAGGATGGGTTGAGAGTGATATAGGAAAGGGAAACATAATTTTGATACTGCCAGAGAAAAATTCTATGAAAAGATAAtatggttaatttatttaaatcagCTATAGCATACTGATGAATGATTGTTTCTTTAAGAAAATGAGTTTTATAATTAGGCACCTTGTGTGATGTTTGACTTACTTCCTGTTTTTAATACGATTGATTGAGAAAATCAGAGttagttaataaaaattttgtatcGAATGTTTTGACCCTTGAATTATGAAATTCTTAATGTAAATCTTCAACAGATGTTATCTACCAGGCTAGTTTTTCAGTTGACCATCTGTTTATCCTGATAAAACTTCTTTTTTCGTTTGCTACTAAGATTGTGAACCTTTTCTAATACTAATGCTTCCTTGATCTTTGGTGAACAGACAATTTAGTAGTTTCTATATTATATCAAGAGTTAAGAATTTAAATAACACCCGTTGATTTTGTTTCAGGGAATTCATGGGCATATGTCGTTCTTCTGTATGTTTATGTACAAGTTTGCCGGCTAGTTGTTATTGGAGTATTATTCCCCTTGCTTCGGTATTTTGGCTATGGCTTGGATTGGAAAGAGGCTACAATACTCACATGGTCTGGTTTGCGAGGGGCCGTTTCATTGTCTCTTTCACTATCAGTCAAGGCAAGCTTCAATGAATTGAGAATTTCTGTTTTCAGACTTTAATTTCCAGTTCATGTTACGTTTATAGGCagtcttgttttcttttggagCTGTGTCACTTGTCTAGACATCAATTTtactctacttttttttttttttcgcaaaaaagaaaaaaagaaaaatgacaatGGCATTACTGTTGTTTATTTGATAGAAATATTGAGACAGGCATATTAGAGAACCTGCCCATATATTTAGGATTTCGAAAGAGTGGCTTTATTGTCAATCCTATTCATGCATTGTTTTGAGACTCAATTGTGGCACAAGTTTCTTAAATTGAATTACTGTATTGGTTTTCAGCGTTCAAGTGGTGGACCATCACTTCTAGGTTCTGAAACCGGAACTCTTGTAAGTATATGCACGTATGCGTTTTGAGCTATAGGTTGGACATTTAACAAGTTCATTAAGATTTGGCATCCGAATGGGGCTTGATAATATGATTTATTGATATCATTGACATAAATATATCACCTGTGCAGTTCGTTTTCTTCACTGGTGGAATTGTCTTCTTGACGCTTCTTTTGAACGGCTCAACTGCACAATTCATTTTACAGCTTCTAGATATGGATAAGCTATCAGCAGCAAAGGTGATTTGCTCTTCAAGTACATTTCTGCCAGTATcacaaaaatgataataataatgatgatgatgatgataataaaaataataataataataatagtgaaaCAGAAATGCTCCATTTAAGCTCAGCTAATTAATATTCCGGATGTCATCTAGATAAAtaggtaaaaattttaatagtatATCGCTATTATAGGGGATTTTGGAAGATTTTCAAAAGCgagtgaaattatatttttaagctTCTTTAACAGttgagtaaaaaaatatttataataaattatttctcGTTGAccaatattttgcatgttggtCTTCCATAAAAGGCACCGTTGTTATTGGATAgagacattttatttttgtaatatatatatatatatatatggtttttatgtATCTCTTTTGGATGACAGAGGCGCATAGTGGACTACACAAAGCATGAAATGTTGAACAAAGCATTGGAGGCTTTTGGTAATCTTGGAGATGATGAGGAACTGGGTCCAGCTGACTGGTCCACTGTTAAAAGATATATTGCAAGCTTAAATAATGTGGAAGGGGAATGCGAACACCCTCATAATGCACCTAATGGTGATAATAATCTGGACCATATGAATCTGAAGGATATACGCATACGCCTTCTGAATGGTGATTATGTATTATCTATTTTTGGTTCAAGTCGTACTCATTGATTTTTAGCAGTGCATGGATcctccttttccttttcttcagcAAGATTAGTTGAGTATATGCCATTCACTTATATTGCTATATTaacttaatataaattttatgatgaTTTTCTGATTCCATATATCATAGTTAATTGAGGCTCTGGTTTACATGTTAATCTCTTTGCTTTTcttaaagaatatatttttgcaTATCTAAAGACTACCAGGTTAATATTAAgtgttttatttggaaatttggtTGTGATTCTTTTGCTAAATAAACATTTCAATCATTCATAATTGTTAAGGTTCCAGACTTTAtgcatttattttgttatatattttccaaacaGAATCAATCAGCTAATAGATTTTTGATTGCCAAGGCAGAAATTCATATACTCCAGTTTTGATGCTCAAAACCTCCATGGATCTGGCCTCTGCTTTTGGAAATCAACAATATCTGTGTGATTGTGAGATCATCTGCTAATTTAAGAACTCATTTCTGATCAGGTGTCCAAGCTGCTTACTGGAGGATGATTGATGAGGGGAGGATTACACGGTCTACTGTGAATCTTTTAATGCAATCAGTGGATGAAGCACTTGACTTGGCTTCGGATAAGCCTTTATGTGACTGGAAAGGCTTAAGAGATCATGTCCATTTCCCAAATTATTACAGGTTTCTTCAAACAAGTATCTGCCCTCAAAAGTTTGTCACATATTTCACAGTGACAAGGTTGGAATCTGCATGTTATATATGTGCTGCCTTTCTTCATGCCCATAGAATTGCAAGACAGCAACTTCATGACTTTATAGGTAGCTAAATTTAAGAATTTTgctattaatttcatttttaaacaaccatatttatttcatcttctgtatcattttttctttcttttcaaatcttctctttctttcttcttcttttttattttttatttttttttctttcttttttatttattttttattttttgaatctgTTAGTCTTGTTCCTTAAATTTTACCCATTAAGACATCTGTATAGGTTTGGTATATTTTCTAGCATTGAATTAGAAGATGCAAGACTTTTGTTGTTAGGTCTTAAAACTATAGTAGCCAAATGTTGGGGAGGGTTACATGTGAtcatttttgttatttcatATCAATCCACTTTTTCATTTAGGTGAGAGTGATGTTGCTTCTATCGTCATCGATGAAAGTGAGGCTGAAGGAGAAGAAGCAAGAACATTTTTGGATGATGCATGTCATTTCCTCAGGTTTGTAAGTTAAATACCAATATATGGCTTTTGTTGATCaggatttgtttttttcccccccttttttttttagtaagcTTTGTAATGTTTTCAGGTTTTGCATATTGTTAAAACAAGACAAGTAGCATACTCACTGCTGAATCATTTAATTGATTATCTTCAAAACCTTGAGAAGGTTGGCCtattggaaaaaaaagagaTGCTTCATCTTCATGATGCTGTTCAGGTAATATCagtaacattttcacttttttttttcttaaatcttcaattatttctttcatattttaatttgtgtGCAGACTGACTTGAAAAAGCTTCTAAGAAATCCTCCTTCTGTAAAGATTCCAAAATTCAGTGATATGTATGGTGTCCATCCTTTGATGGGAGCACTTCCTTCTTCTGTTCATGAACCACTAGAAGGTTCTACCAAAGAAGTAATGAAATTCCGTGGCATGACACTTTATAGGGAGGGATCCAAGCCTAATGGTATTTGGCTTATTTCCAATGGGGTAGTAAAGGTAATTAGAGATACCTTTGGCCATGACTATCTGATTTTGCTTACGGACAATGTCACTAACAACAGAGATTTTTTTGGTAGTGGATGAGTAAGAGCTTAAAAAGCAAGCATTCATTGCATCCAACTTTTACTCATGGGAGTACTTTGGGCCTATATGAAGTGCTAACTGGAAAGCCATATCTCTGTGACATGATAACAGATTCTGTCGTTCTCTGTTTCTATATTGAAAACAAGATACTTCCAGCGCTAAGATCTGATCCTTCAGTAGAAAACTTCTTGTGGCAGGTATAATCTTACTAAAAAGTCCTAAACTTGTCACTGCTCCAGGCACTGCTATCAATTTCTGAAACTTTGGAATTATGAGAGTAATGGAAGCTGAAGATTTCTTGTGCATGTTTAGCATATAACCATTTGTTGATATGCTGCTCATTGAGAAAACGATGATTTCTGAAAATATTGACTAAATTTGAAATGTGCATAATGCATGAAATGATGCAGTGCTAATGACTAAATTACTATGATGGATTATCTTGACTTGATTGTTCTTGATTCAGTTCAATGTATCTTGATTACATACAGGAAAGTGCTATTATTCTTGCCAAACTGTTGCTTCCTCAAGTATTTGAGAAAATGGGAATGCAAGATTTAAGAGCTCTTGTTGTGGAAAGGTCAATCATGACCTTATACATAAGGGGAGAATCCATAGAAGTTCCTTACCATTCCATTGGCATTTTATTAGAAGGATTCATCAAAACCCGAGGTCTCCAAGAAGAACTAATTACATGACCTGCAGCTCTCTTGCCACCACACATGCATCAAAGCTCTCAAAATCTGGAAACAATAGGTAATTGAAGCTTACATCTATTTTCTTCTGGCCATATAATTTATTCATGATAATGAATCTAGCATTTAAGTAGCTTTTTCAGTACAGTATGCCTTTAGTGATACTCCTACTTACTATGCAGTTCTCTAAGCTGTACCTTGCTGATGATTCTAAATAAAAGTTTTGATTGATTATAATTGTATGGTGATTTTACATGTATATTTGAGGTGTTAAAAACTACTATCTACTGTGACAATTATGATTTTCCTCAACTAATTTCCTGTAAGCATTTATCGTCTTGAGGCATACAAGTAAAGAATTAAATGAAGTTAGCTAAATggagatatataattttgaaaaaaaaaaaaaaaattaaaagtaacgGGGAACTCAAATTCTTTTTATTGTCTTCTTTGTGCTTCAGAGTAATTGGTTGTGTTTTCTGCTTTTGTAACAGCAGTTTCTAGAGGAGCCAGTTTTTCGCACCAAAATTCATTTTATCTAGTTGAAGCAAGAGCAAGAGTGATCATTTTTGACATTGCAGCATTTTAATCTGATAGAAAACTCCAATGGTAATCTTCATTGTTACCGCATTCGGCAGACCTGCATAGACCTTTTAACAAAGAACATGGTGGTCTTATGAGTTGGTCTGAAAAATTTAACGAGGCCAGGCAACAAAATGAGAACTCAGAAGCAGTTGACCACCAACAAGCTAACAGCTTGTCTGCTAGGGAAATTCAATTGAGCATTTGCGGCAGCATGGTGTTTTCAGTTTATCTATCTTAATTGTGCCACTATATAACTAGACGGAATGGAATAATCATGTGAtcatacaatttaatttttatagcaGCTTTACATCAATACTCAATAGCCCTTtagagttttgtttttgttagtcATTATTGATTTCAAGCAGCCTATGTCCTTGGCACCTCATTTTCCATTGCACTTCTATTTTTTTGGTTCAGTTTCTTCTTGCATCCCCATTTTTTCAGTGGGATTCGTTCTTTAGTTTCAATTGTAGCTTCGATTCTCTTAGCTCCTTTTTGGGGAACATACTCCCTTTGTTATTTCATTATACAAGGTGGAAATTCGTAGATGTGCTTGAAGATTTCCACGTCGTAGCTCCATTCAGCC is a genomic window containing:
- the LOC107428047 gene encoding LOW QUALITY PROTEIN: sodium/hydrogen exchanger 7 (The sequence of the model RefSeq protein was modified relative to this genomic sequence to represent the inferred CDS: inserted 1 base in 1 codon), producing the protein MAGLTETTIPCRILEEEGLSSSSSPTDAVIFVGLCLVAGIACRHVFQGTRVPYTVALLVFGIALGSLEYGTHHKLGKIGDGIRLWANIDPDLLLAVFLPALLFESSFSLEVHQIKRCMVQMFMLAGPGVVMSTFLLGSALKFTFPYDWNWKTSLLLGGLLSATDPVAVVALLKELGASKKLTTIIDGESLMNDGAAIVIYQLLLQMVLGKSFDWGAIIKFLIQASLGAVGIGLAFGIASVLWLRFVFNDTVIEITLTLAVSYIAYFTAQEWAGASGILTVMTLGMFYAAVARTAFKGDGLQSLHHFWEMVAYIANTVIFILSGVVIAEGALVHVILQNGNSWAYVVLLYVYVQVCRLVVIGVLFPLLRYFGYGLDWKEATILTWSGLRGAVSLSLSLSVKRSSGGPSLLGSETGTLFVFFTGGIVFLTLLLNGSTAQFILQLLDMDKLSAAKRRIVDYTKHEMLNKALEAFGNLGDDEELGPADWSTVKRYIASLNNVEGECEHPHNAPNGDNNLDHMNLKDIRIRLLNGVQAAYWRMIDEGRITRSTVNLLMQSVDEALDLASDKPLCDWKGLRDHVHFPNYYRFLQTSICPQKFVTYFTVTRLESACYICAAFLHAHRIARQQLHDFIGESDVASIVIDESEAEGEEARTFLDDAXSFPQVLHIVKTRQVAYSLLNHLIDYLQNLEKVGLLEKKEMLHLHDAVQTDLKKLLRNPPSVKIPKFSDMYGVHPLMGALPSSVHEPLEGSTKEVMKFRGMTLYREGSKPNGIWLISNGVVKWMSKSLKSKHSLHPTFTHGSTLGLYEVLTGKPYLCDMITDSVVLCFYIENKILPALRSDPSVENFLWQESAIILAKLLLPQVFEKMGMQDLRALVVERSIMTLYIRGESIEVPYHSIGILLEGFIKTRGLQEELIT